The Kwoniella newhampshirensis strain CBS 13917 chromosome 2, whole genome shotgun sequence DNA segment AGTCAGCTGCTTGCCACTTATTGCCATCACCAGCACTTTGCATCTTTACATTCTCTCTTCACACCAATCTGTCAAACAGTTTCAGTAGTCAAAAAGCATCAGAATAACAATAGACACATCAAGCATCATGTCCGCCGCATCTACCgctccatcatcgcccGAAGTCGCTCAGCAATTCTCTGACCTCGACATCGCGTCCACCGTCACCACTCCTGGTGAGCTTGCCATGCATGACTTGAGATACAGATCATTGCTGAACCCTCTGCTATTAGCCGTCactcgtccttcctcccctgcACCGCCTGCCCTTCCCGAATCCCCCCTCTCCTCTGGAAAGCACAAGATCGCTGTCATTGGATCAGGATCATGGGGTTCCGCTTTGGCCAAGATTGCGGCTGAGAACGCgtggaagcggaaggacGATTTCCACTCTGAGGTCAGGATGTGGGTCCGAGAGAAGATTGTGAGCAAATCCTCACTGCAATGATCGATGGCAGACTCTCATGCCCTCTGTGATCTGTTCTTTAGGTCAACGGAAAGCCATTGACGCATGTCATCAACCGAACTCATCTCAACTCTCGATACCTTCCTGACATCACCCTCCCCAAGAACCTCGTCGCGGTCCCTCATCTCAAGGATGTCGTCAAGGATGCTaccctcatcatcttcgtcgtcccTCATCAATTCCTCCACACGGTTCTGTCCGAGCTTTCCAGGCCCGGTGTTCTCACCCCTGGCGCTCGAGCTATCAGTGCTATCAAGGGTGTGGAGGTGAACGGCACCGACATCCAAACTTTCGCGAGTCTGATCGAGGCCAAGGTCGGAACACCTTGTTCCGCTCTCAGCGGTGCTAATATCGCtctcgaaggtgagtttggtaCTCTTTACGGTTCGAGAGCTCCTGCTGATACGCCGACTCTGCTCAGTCGCTATGGGACAATTCTGCGAGACTACCATCGGTTGCCCTACCCACAACGACTCTCTCCTCTGGTCCGCAGTCTTCG contains these protein-coding regions:
- a CDS encoding glycerol-3-phosphate dehydrogenase (NAD(+)), whose amino-acid sequence is MSAASTAPSSPEVAQQFSDLDIASTVTTPAVTRPSSPAPPALPESPLSSGKHKIAVIGSGSWGSALAKIAAENAWKRKDDFHSEVRMWVREKIVNGKPLTHVINRTHLNSRYLPDITLPKNLVAVPHLKDVVKDATLIIFVVPHQFLHTVLSELSRPGVLTPGARAISAIKGVEVNGTDIQTFASLIEAKVGTPCSALSGANIALEVAMGQFCETTIGCPTHNDSLLWSAVFDAPSFRVRTVEDVNGVSLGGALKNVVALAAGFVDGLGLGGNTKAAILRIGLKEMTEFCLEFFEGSQAETFSNESAGIADLITTCYGGRNRKCAEEFVKSGQSFEHIERKLLNGQKLQGTATAEEVNNFLVARKRAHAYPLFEKVYKIAFEGMSPKQLVVGL